The nucleotide window gttCTATCCGAGGCCAATGTTTCCGGTATGCAGAGCTATAAGATACTTGTCGCTTGCTTCAATTTCTGTGCCCTTACTTTCAATAAATTTTGGGGGACAATATTGTTCACTACATGTTTCTTTACCCCTGGCTCCATCATGGTTGGTATTTACGGCAAAATCTTTATCGTTTCCAAACAGCATGCTCGAGTCATCAGCCATGTGCCTGAAAGCACAAAGGGGGCAGTGAAAAAACACCTATCCAAGAAAAAGGACAGGAAAGCAGCAAAGACCCTGGGTATAGTAATGGGGGTGTTTCTGGCTTGCTGGTTGCCTTGTTTCCTTGCTGTTCTGATTGACCCATACCTAGACTACTCCACTCCCATACTAATATTGGATCTTTTAGTGTGGCTTGGGTACTTCAACTCTACTTGCAACCCTCTTATTCATGGCTTTTTTTATCCATGGTTTCAGAAAGCACTCAAGTACATAGTGTCAGGAAAAATATTTAGTTCCCATTCAGAAACTGCAAATTTGTTTCCTGAAGCACATTAATAAAAAGCTGTTGTGAAAGTGAATAGAATATTGCAAATgagattgttattattttgacttGCGACATATACCTTACATCCCCAGAACACTACAAACATGATACTATTAAATTTCAGTAATTGAGGTAAGTGTTCTATCACCTACACAAGAGGTACATTCACTATCTTTGACCGGTAAATCTATTATTCAATTATTTGTTAATTGTTAACTCACTTCCAATCCACACTTACCTCTAACTGGTGGGGAAAAtgtacaaaagaaatataaaacatagttCAGAATAGGTTGGCCTAGATTTACATACATGAGACAATTAAAAAGCAATATAAGAATTTTTTATAAAGTGTTGGCTTTGGTTCCTATCTGATACCATTCTAGGAATTCAGGAAAAGGAAGATCATTGCAGCCTGTGGGTCCATGAAGGAAGTGTGCCTTAAGGTCGGCTTTTATTATCAACTAGTGGCCTGCCTTATCATATGTCTTGGGAGAATCATTAACCATCATTTTATAAATTGTTCAGTTATTTTCTGATACCTTTAGGCTCACTACAAAGAGTTTTCCATAGGTGAGGCAGATTGATTATGAATCAACATATGCAATTTGAGCTTTTGCTTTTGCAATTATTTACTTTGTGGTTTACATTTGAAATGACTTTCTGGTTCCTGTTTCTCTAGCATCTTAATCTGTTTGGTATGTCTTCATGATTGGCCAGCAATCACAAGGTCTCTCCTTGTCCTTGTTTCAACCACTTTCTCCAAAAGTCTTCCTTAGGGTGCCCCCAAACAAATTTCATCACACCATAATACCTACAATCTATATCAGATCATTACCTTTGGTGAACATTTTTTCAGTGACTTTTCTGTGAAGCATTAAGAGATCAACAGAAACTTCATGAGTTGGGAAATACATGAGCACATATGTCAGTCATGTATACAATCCCTTCATACCTGAGATTATGTtgtaggagggagaagaggaaaaggagaaggagactagaatattcccttttcttccttttttttaaaaaaaaaatttaagtttttttgtacgtttgtttttgagacagggtctcactctgtcacccaggctggagtccagtggcacaatctcagctcactgcaacctccaccacctgggctcaagcaatcctcccacctcagcctcccaagtagctgagattacaagtgtgtgccatcacaTCCGGCTAGCTTTTGTagttatagtagagacagggtttcgccatgttgtccaggctggtcttgaactcataggctcaagcaatctgccctcctcagcctccgaaagtgctgggattacaggcatgatccaccccCAGTGCACCCAGCCGAATGTTCCTCTTTTCCTGACCAAGGTCAGCCTTAGGTCAAACTTTGAAAtgggatattttaattttgtctttttcctgtctcttttctAAGTTGTTTTCTCCCAATACCCAAATACTCTTTGTCCTAGATCCAATCATGGAAAATTATCCAGGCTCAACTTCCATCTGAAAGGGCATTGTAAGTCAGTAAGGGCTACCTCCCTGTCACCATTGTTACAGTTTTTATTCCCTCTACTTGTTAGGCAAATAGTAAATGTGCCTAATAAATGCATAATTGATAGCcgtaaaatattctcatttttaccAAAGGATATTTAACTTTGCATAATTACCAACGGATAATCCAGTCTAAGGGCTGATCTAGATTTGAATAATTTTGGCTCTATCTAGGAAGGGACATTAGGGTGAGAAGCACTGCCAAGCGCCTTCTTTCTGACAGTCTCACAGGACAGTAGACATCACCCAGCCATGCCTCTGCCTTCACAGGTGAGGACATTAAAATTAACTTTCTCCACTTCTGTAGTGATAGATTGTTTATACCCGGTGGTCCTTCTACTTTTGGCTTCTTTTCAgttcctgttttaaaaattcgTATTTGTTtctccacttatttatttatttaatttggagggatatttatttaaacttttattttagaatcaggagATGCATGatcaggtttgttacctaggtatattGCACGATGTTGATGTTTGGAGTATGGATGAATCCGTCATCCAGGTAGTGAGTACAGTGAACTGTAGGTAGTTTTATTCAAAACTTACTTCCCTCCTTGTCCTCTCTTGTATTCCCCAGTGTCTACTTTTACCATTTTTATGActatgtgtacccaatgtttaactCCTACTTatcataagtgagaacaggcggtatttggttttctgttactgcatgggttcgcttaggataatggtttccagctacatacacgttgctgcaaagggcatgattccATTCTTTTGATGGCTGTATAGtcttccatggtgtgtatataccacattttccttatccaatcaACTGTTGGGAACCTAGGTTGATtgcatgcctttgctattgtgaatagtgctgagatgaacatatgggtgcatgagtctttttaaaaaacaatttcaatgttaaagattcagggggtacatgtgtagatttgttacataggtatattgtgtgatgctgaagtttgggataTAAATAATCCCATTAGCCAGGTAGTGTCTACTTTTTTACTCTAAAAACTTCGGTGTATATGTTtatctctttgtgtgtgtgtgtgtgtgcgtgtgtgtgtgtgtgtgtgtgtgtgtgtatgtgtgtgtgcccatgtacTACTCTGGAAGCAGCATTAGATAATTTAAAGAGGGGAGGGAGCAGTATAGGGACAGCTGGCTTCAGTATTGGGACACTGGCACATGGCTGTTAGAATGAGAACTGTCTGTAGGTATAAATATACCTAGATAGACCTGGGATAATCTTTTTGGATAGACTTAGCTAAGTAGCTGCATGAAACCTAGGGCTGTAAGGTTATATGGGATCTGTGTATATTCATTAAGATAGACATTGAGTACTcattaaagaatataaatattcatttggaAATTCATCTGTAATGTGCCTTGCCTCCCACCCCTGTcttcttctctccagtttcacaGCTTTCCAATAGATTCTGCACAGTAATCTGGCATTGACActtttcttttaagtattttaaacagTTTCTATGCTAGATCCTTTCATAGGCCCCAAGCCTTCTCCACCCAGTCTGGGTAGGGGGTTGGCCTGTACAAACTGTGTTCTCCTGCTCAAGGTTTCAGATGACAGTTCACCATTGGGAAGCACCTGCAGGAGATCAGCTGGTGGAAGGAGGGTGAAGTTGGGTCCTTATCCCAGGCAACCTTTCTGCCACATTGCCCTGGGGCTGGTTGTGTTCCTCTAGGAAAGGCCATTTGGAGTCCCTCTCCATGCAGTCATCCTCTCAAATTTCCCATAACTGCTTCCTTCCCCTGCCACTTCTGGTCTAGCTGAGGTGGTGGTTCCCTGCTATTGCTGCCCCTGGCTATGAGACTGCTTTTTTCTAGTTCCCTTAAACACTGCCCACACCACACCCTAGTAAATGGTCCTTTATTAAGCTCTCCTCAATCAGCCAGGTTGActgtgccatctgtttcctgttgGAGCTGACGAAGGTAGCTTTTCATTGCTCTGAGATAAAGTTTTGAAATTCTTCCCAAAGCCATCACATTTTGCACGTACTCAACTTGGTCTTCTTTGTCCTTGCACATCGAATGTCTCCTCCCAGCTGCATACTCCTCTGAAGGAATCATTGCCCCCTCAGTTAGTCGTTCACCCTGTTTGCCCTATGTGGGGGCTATTCACCATCCTCTTCCatttggctaatttcttttttaatttttaagatcaGTTTGagttttctgtgttctttttgtGTATAGAAAAGATATGTCAgcctggcacggtgactcatgcctataatcccagcactttgggaggctgaggcgggcggatgacctgaggtcaagagatcaagaccatcttggccaacatggtgaaaccctgtctctactaaaaatacagaaattagctgtgtgtggtggcgcactcctgtagtcccagctactgaggaggctaaggcaggagaattgcttgaacccgggaggtggaggttgcagtgagccgagatcgagccactgcactccagcctggcaaccgagagagactccatctcaaaaaaaaaaaaaaaaaaagagagaaaaagaaaagaaaagatatgtcaaagtaattttggcttttataaccaatatttcatttagaaaataatattgaaaagcCTAGATCTtccttaaaattttacttaatatgtaacttttatttagcttctaatttataaactttatttaatttataacttATAAACAGAAGTTATTCTGTATATACATTTAGCAACTTTTAACAGCTTTCAAGTGGCAGTTACAGACTAGTGAATTTAATTCCCTTAGTATTTTATctgaatttattaaataagttCTATTATTGATGATTTAATTATCAGACACATAAAAACTTCCATAATACTTAAATTGTAAACTTAATTACTTACTTACAAATACAGTGAATTTGAAGATCCTAAAATTATAATACCTTTTACATTAAACTTCTCTTGTGCCTTTCAACTTAAAAATTATGTCTAaatcaattatttaataatatattttaagtggtaatcacaaagttattttaagtattttaacaTGCTAAATTCTCTTAAACATTACCAAtattataaattacaaatatataaagatcATTTCCAAAATGAATACCAGCGATATCGATTTcccttgtcatttctttttttttttttttgagagaaaatgtattaattatatgCACATAATACATTCATGCAAATGCACATATCCTAAGATTTACAATGGGAAAAACTGGCTTTGATTGACCATTGTTTGTACCAAATAAGAATACTAATTTTGCATCATTAGATTTGTCCCAAATAATTGCTgacaatttccttttcttttctttctttttttttttttttttttttttttttttttgagatagggtcttactctgtcacacaggctagaacgcagtggcacaatcatggctcactacaaccttgacctccGTGGGCTCAAGAAAAGATATAAATGGGTCAAACTTTTACTAGAGATTAAAGAATTCACAGGATGAATGCATTATCTAGCATTTAGTAATAAGTGGACGGAGCATGAGTTGTATTTCAactacattttctctttcctctctcccacccttctttccttcctctcttccttccttccttccctctttttcattctttctacctTTGTTCTTGTGTGAGGCTAGTCCTTGTTGTCCCTCTGAGGTCATAGCAATGTTTGCACAGAACCGAAGCTCCCTCCCAGAGCCATTTCTCTGGTGACTTAGTCTAATCTCTTGCTGGCAGCACACTGAAGGTTGTGAAAAGACACACTGGTCAAAAGCAGGACATAGGACACTGCCCCTAGAGGCATATTTTAGGCATAAATACTGGTAACAGCACAGCCTGCTAGGAGCCTATCTATAATAGTGTGGCCCCAGGTTCCTAGGAAATGAGCAGGGCAGACAGCGAGAGAACACAGTGCAAATTTGCTTGGTAAGAAACCAGATAACTCACCTTTCAATGATATTAATTTTACCAGCCTAATTAGCCAAATTTTGGCAAGCCAAAGGAGAATATATTaggacagaaaaaaatcagataggtttattttcttcattgctaTTTTTGCATGTTGAGAGATACCCCTCTTAAAATACTGacccataaaaataaatctggctCATTTTCTTAAATCGTTGAGATTTGAAAGAAACAATGATGCGAAGACCCACAGCAAATCTTTCTTAAGTCTAACTTACAAATAATTTCCCTTACCTATGCTACTATTGTATGGATGACATACATCAAAGTAAGACAAAATTACTATTTTTGTGAAAGTGGCTGCAGAAGTAGATTGTTTGGGCTATGTAACCAGTAAGAGAAAAATCATGCCTGATAAAGCAGGTATGATATGTCCTCTcctaattttttccatttgtttacaaTGCATTGTTGAACTAGTTGAGCTATATTTCCCCCTTTTTATTTGATGGAAATATGTATATACTAATATACTTTTAGAGTTCTAGtactggagaaaaaaattattgcataAAATCCCCTTTTCCTTGAAATTCCAATAATTGTTTACATttgcaaaattattatttcagagtTCTTGTATAATGTTTCATTAGTCTATCATCTTCTCCCTTAAAGAACTACATTTGAACTAAAAAACTATGCAATTCTTGCTCTTCTCTCCAGAATTGTCAACGGACGTTTCTTTCTGCCTCCTAGAAGAAATAACTAATAATTTCCATGGGTGGTTGTTTGCAATGTTATAATTAATTTAGCCCTTTGTTGCTGATGCTTGGGGAAATGCTAtcagtaaaaaagagaaaaaggcacaATCATATCCAATGATAAAAGTGAGATGTCATAAAGGgcttaactttattttattttgttaaaaaaatgcTGTATCTATCTTTTCCGAAGGCGAATCTCCAAATAAAAGGAATCTCTATTCTGttaagttttaaataataaacaaaaatccaACTTGATTTAATTGTATAATCATTTCCCTTTAGCAAACAAGCAAGCCAGCAGTCATATTTGCATGTGGGTACTTGTTTTCATAACTTTTCGCCAAGACCTTAAGATAGGAGTTTGAAATTATTCTTATCTTTGACATTACCTTAACAACTCACccatgtaataatttttaaaatatatgtgtgtcttACTCTATCTTCTTGTCTTAATCTAACACTTAAATGTTTAACCATTTCCTTAATATATGTAACTGTAATATATGAGAGAATACTGTTAATTTCTAGAAGTTGTTTGATGCcatggtttttaaataaataaataaataaataaattcactttaCAAACTGAGGAGGTTAACTTATATTCTTTCAGTGAATAGATTTTCAAACATGGaacttaaaactttaaaacctatataatgaaatgtaaaattttgtatGGGAAATGCTCTATTTATGAATATATAGTCGCAAATGCTGAAGTGGCTTTGTAGTTAGCTTTCTTacagattgatttttaaaagaattttaaaagaattgaggaaaagtttttaaattacacatgCAGGGGAGATAAACAGCAGGCTAAAGTTAACTTATTAAATAAAGTATTAGATATTAAGATTGGATTATTTGCAGCCTTTTAGAGCTTTGGAACCAACGTGACTAGTAAACAATTGATTTTGTGTATTCTGATTGCTAGTCTGCACTTTATAAAGGAGCTGAACACATCTTTGTTCTTCTTACATTTCATTTCCCTATGGCTTGGTGTTTCAAGTGAAACTTAATCGTTT belongs to Macaca thibetana thibetana isolate TM-01 chromosome 4, ASM2454274v1, whole genome shotgun sequence and includes:
- the LOC126952881 gene encoding trace amine-associated receptor 3, giving the protein MDLIYIPEDLSSCPKFVNKSCPPTNRSFHVRVIMYSVMTGAMIITIFGNLVIIVSISHFKQLHSPTNFLILSMATTDFLLGSVIMPYSMVRSVESCWYFGDGFCKFHTSFDMMLSLTSIFHLCSIAIDRFYAVCYPLYYTTRMTSSTIKRLLAFCWSVPALFSFGLVLSEANVSGMQSYKILVACFNFCALTFNKFWGTILFTTCFFTPGSIMVGIYGKIFIVSKQHARVISHVPESTKGAVKKHLSKKKDRKAAKTLGIVMGVFLACWLPCFLAVLIDPYLDYSTPILILDLLVWLGYFNSTCNPLIHGFFYPWFQKALKYIVSGKIFSSHSETANLFPEAH